A region from the Gemmatimonadaceae bacterium genome encodes:
- the malQ gene encoding 4-alpha-glucanotransferase — MRFPRAAGILLHPTSLPGPHGIGDLGPEAHRFLDILADAGLKIWQMLPLGPTGFGDSPYQCFSAFAGNPLLIHAAGAAGASSTDVVDFDRVIPHKRRLLAEAVAAFTPDDAYRAFATTHADWLGDFALFMALKEAHEGAVWHRWEHGAAHRDPVSLTDWRERLRPRIEALQVEQYLFFHQFGALKRAAAERGIRIMGDLPIYVAHDSADVWAHQELFQLNDDGSLRVQAGVPPDYFSATGQLWGNPLYDWEAARRTGYAWWIRRMKSAFAEFDLVRIDHFRGFESYWEVPGDAVTAVDGQWVPGPGAELFDAIAEALGPLPIVAENLGMITPAVEALRERCRFPGMSILQFAFGADGHANEFLPHNYPRERVVYTGTHDNDTTLGWWHANGAGDSTRSAEAIAKEKAFAMQYLDTDGREMHWSLIRSAFASVADTALVPMQDVLGLGAEARMNFPGRQHGNWRFRFRWEQLTPEIRARLQTLVRLYGR, encoded by the coding sequence ATGAGATTTCCCAGAGCTGCCGGCATCCTGCTCCACCCGACTTCACTGCCGGGACCACACGGCATCGGTGATCTCGGACCTGAGGCGCATCGCTTTCTGGATATCCTCGCAGATGCAGGCTTGAAGATCTGGCAGATGTTGCCGCTCGGGCCTACGGGATTTGGCGACTCGCCGTATCAATGTTTCTCCGCCTTCGCGGGCAATCCGCTGCTCATCCACGCCGCGGGCGCGGCAGGAGCGTCCTCTACCGACGTCGTCGACTTCGATCGGGTCATTCCTCACAAACGTCGACTCCTTGCCGAGGCGGTCGCCGCTTTCACCCCTGACGATGCGTATCGAGCCTTCGCGACAACGCATGCGGACTGGCTCGGGGACTTCGCGTTGTTCATGGCGCTCAAGGAGGCGCACGAGGGCGCCGTCTGGCACCGATGGGAACATGGCGCGGCGCACCGCGACCCCGTCTCCCTGACCGACTGGCGCGAACGGCTGCGCCCCCGCATCGAGGCGCTACAGGTCGAGCAGTACCTGTTTTTCCATCAGTTCGGGGCCCTCAAACGCGCCGCGGCGGAACGCGGCATCCGCATCATGGGCGACCTGCCGATCTATGTCGCCCACGATTCCGCGGACGTATGGGCGCATCAGGAACTGTTCCAGCTCAACGATGACGGCAGCCTCCGCGTGCAGGCCGGCGTTCCACCGGACTACTTCAGCGCCACGGGCCAGCTCTGGGGGAACCCTCTCTACGATTGGGAAGCCGCCCGTCGGACGGGCTACGCCTGGTGGATTCGTCGCATGAAGTCGGCGTTCGCGGAGTTCGACCTGGTTCGCATCGATCACTTCCGCGGCTTCGAGTCCTACTGGGAAGTTCCGGGCGACGCGGTGACGGCGGTCGACGGCCAGTGGGTGCCTGGACCTGGCGCCGAACTCTTCGACGCGATCGCCGAGGCACTCGGCCCCTTGCCCATCGTTGCCGAGAACCTCGGGATGATCACCCCGGCCGTGGAAGCGCTCCGTGAACGCTGCCGCTTTCCCGGTATGAGCATACTGCAGTTTGCGTTTGGGGCCGACGGGCACGCCAACGAGTTCCTGCCGCACAACTACCCACGCGAACGGGTCGTTTACACGGGCACGCACGACAACGACACGACCCTGGGGTGGTGGCACGCCAACGGCGCCGGCGATTCCACCCGATCAGCCGAAGCCATCGCGAAGGAAAAGGCGTTCGCGATGCAGTACCTCGACACCGACGGGCGCGAGATGCACTGGTCGTTGATCCGCTCCGCGTTTGCCTCGGTCGCCGACACGGCGCTCGTGCCGATGCAAGACGTGCTCGGCCTCGGCGCCGAGGCCCGGATGAACTTCCCGGGCCGGCAGCATGGCAATTGGAGATTCCGTTTTCGATGGGAGCAGCTCACGCCAGAAATCCGCGCCAGGCTGCAGACCCTGGTCCGGCTCTACGGCCGCTGA